A single region of the Streptomyces caelestis genome encodes:
- a CDS encoding non-reducing end alpha-L-arabinofuranosidase family hydrolase has protein sequence MNPLKRFGRRRAFVLALLATAALMTPGTATGAPEGVQASTLGAQAAQSGRYFGTAVAAGRLGDGTYTRILDREFNSVTAENEMKWDATERSRGQFTFGAADQIVNRAAARGQRVRGHTLVWHSQLPDWVKAIRDANTLRSVMNNHVTTVANRYKGRIHSWDVVNEAFADGGSGQLRGSVFRDVLGNGFIEQAFRTARSADPAAKLCYNDYNIENWSDAKTQGVYRMVRDFKARGVPIDCVGLQAHFGAGGPPASFQTTLSSFAALGVDVQITELDIAQAPPNAYANTVRACMNVARCTGITVWGIRDSDSWRSGENPLLFDRNGNKKPAYQATLSAMGGSAATQKAEGGSAAPQKAGTRSARSAAALPSRFSWSSGGPLISPKPDATHTIAGIKDPTVVRYNGKYHVFASTASSSGYNLVYLNFSDWSQAGSATHHYLDRTAIGKGYRAAPQVFYYAPQRLWYLVYQTGNASYSTNPDISNPNGWSAPRNFYSSMPDIIRQNIGNGHWVDMWVICDNANCYLFSSDDNGHLYRSRTTVGQFPNGFTNTVIAAQDSKFALFEASNVYKVQGSNQYLLLVEAIGSDGRRYFRSWTTSNLAGSWTQLAASESNPFARSNNVSFPSGAWTRDISHGEMIRAGYDQTLTIPACRLQYLYQGMNPGAGGDYNLLPWRLGLLTQTNSTC, from the coding sequence GCCCGGCACCGCGACCGGCGCACCCGAAGGCGTCCAGGCCAGCACGCTGGGCGCGCAAGCGGCCCAGTCCGGACGGTACTTCGGGACCGCCGTGGCCGCCGGACGGCTCGGCGACGGAACGTACACCCGCATCCTGGACCGCGAGTTCAACTCGGTCACAGCCGAGAACGAGATGAAGTGGGACGCGACCGAGCGGTCCCGCGGACAGTTCACCTTCGGCGCCGCCGACCAGATCGTCAACCGCGCGGCGGCCCGAGGCCAGCGCGTGCGGGGCCACACGCTGGTGTGGCACTCCCAGCTGCCCGACTGGGTCAAGGCCATCAGGGACGCGAACACGCTGCGCAGCGTGATGAACAACCACGTCACCACCGTGGCGAACCGCTACAAGGGCCGGATCCACTCCTGGGACGTGGTCAACGAGGCCTTCGCCGACGGCGGCAGCGGCCAGCTGCGCGGCTCGGTCTTCCGGGACGTGCTGGGCAACGGCTTCATCGAGCAGGCGTTCCGCACCGCGCGGTCGGCCGACCCTGCGGCCAAGCTCTGTTACAACGACTACAACATCGAAAACTGGAGCGACGCCAAGACCCAGGGCGTCTACCGCATGGTGCGCGACTTCAAGGCGCGCGGCGTGCCCATCGACTGCGTCGGCCTCCAGGCCCACTTCGGCGCCGGCGGCCCGCCCGCCAGCTTCCAGACGACGCTGTCGAGCTTCGCCGCCCTCGGCGTGGACGTCCAGATCACCGAACTCGACATCGCGCAGGCACCGCCGAACGCGTACGCGAACACCGTCAGGGCCTGCATGAACGTGGCGCGCTGCACCGGCATCACCGTGTGGGGCATCCGCGACAGCGACTCCTGGCGCAGCGGGGAGAACCCCCTGCTGTTCGACCGCAACGGCAACAAGAAGCCGGCCTACCAGGCAACGCTGTCGGCGATGGGCGGCTCGGCCGCGACACAGAAGGCTGAGGGCGGCTCGGCCGCACCCCAGAAGGCCGGCACCCGTTCGGCCCGGTCCGCCGCCGCGCTGCCCTCCCGCTTCTCCTGGAGTTCCGGCGGGCCGCTGATCTCACCGAAGCCGGACGCCACCCACACCATCGCCGGGATCAAGGATCCGACGGTCGTCCGGTACAACGGCAAGTACCACGTGTTCGCCAGTACCGCGAGCTCCTCCGGGTACAACCTGGTGTACCTGAACTTCAGTGACTGGTCGCAGGCCGGCTCGGCCACGCACCACTACCTGGACCGCACCGCCATCGGGAAGGGGTACCGGGCCGCGCCGCAGGTCTTCTACTACGCGCCGCAACGCCTGTGGTACCTCGTCTACCAGACCGGCAACGCCTCATACTCCACCAACCCCGACATCAGCAACCCCAACGGGTGGAGCGCACCGCGCAACTTCTACTCGTCGATGCCGGACATCATCAGGCAGAACATCGGCAACGGCCACTGGGTCGACATGTGGGTGATCTGCGACAACGCCAACTGCTATCTGTTCTCCTCCGACGACAACGGGCACCTGTACCGCTCCCGGACGACCGTCGGTCAGTTCCCGAACGGCTTCACCAACACGGTCATCGCGGCGCAGGACTCCAAGTTCGCCCTGTTCGAAGCGAGCAACGTGTACAAGGTGCAGGGGTCCAACCAGTACCTGCTCCTGGTGGAGGCCATCGGATCGGACGGCCGGCGCTACTTCCGCTCCTGGACGACGAGCAACCTCGCCGGCTCCTGGACGCAACTGGCCGCATCCGAGAGCAACCCCTTCGCCAGGTCGAACAACGTCAGCTTTCCCTCGGGAGCCTGGACCAGGGACATCAGCCACGGCGAGATGATCCGTGCCGGTTACGACCAGACACTGACCATCCCCGCCTGCCGGCTCCAGTACCTCTACCAAGGCATGAACCCCGGCGCGGGCGGCGACTACAACCTCCTCCCCTGGCGGCTGGGCCTGCTCACCCAGACCAACTCCACCTGCTGA